The following proteins come from a genomic window of Rhizobium rhizoryzae:
- a CDS encoding helix-turn-helix domain-containing protein yields the protein MSSQVQQVLSRDDTVALRREGGAWLKEKREAAGLSQRELAARVGIEYYTFISQIEAGRGRVPAERYEAYSAALRVSPRDFTMTMLRYNDPIIFRLLEEPKEEVEAKAASISDLEERLRRLEARLGE from the coding sequence ATGAGTTCGCAAGTTCAGCAGGTTTTGAGCCGGGACGACACCGTTGCCCTACGGCGCGAAGGCGGCGCCTGGCTGAAGGAAAAACGCGAGGCGGCGGGCTTGAGCCAGCGCGAACTCGCGGCACGCGTCGGTATCGAATACTATACCTTCATTTCGCAGATCGAAGCTGGCCGTGGCCGTGTCCCGGCGGAACGTTATGAAGCCTATTCCGCGGCTTTGCGCGTTTCCCCACGCGACTTCACGATGACCATGCTGCGTTATAACGACCCGATCATTTTCCGCCTTCTGGAGGAACCAAAGGAAGAGGTTGAAGCCAAGGCGGCTTCCATCTCTGATCTCGAGGAGCGGCTGCGCCGTCTCGAGGCGCGTCTCGGCGAATAA